The sequence CATATCaatctcttttaaaatcaagaataaaaatcgggggtcaccgtgcaaattttagaacTAGAGAATCAAACAacccaagatttatcgatatttgaaattcaaaatggccgccatccctgtgttaactctatggcgacaaaataaattttcgattttcggaaaactaagacggtgaaaatggCTCTTataccaagagttttaaaatgagctcccacaagtggtagataagaaaagaattgtaaaagtttgaaagtccgaatttctgtccccgagacgcattctaccttaaaatagcTGAGGcagttctcaatcccaggttctcgcattggtccttgttgatatttgatattcatgttttgtttgccttttgttttccgttgaaatatttatcaagttggTCAATTTACTTTAAGATAAAGTTGATAAACAACCTGCCACCAAAACGTTGCTCCTTTGATTTTGCTGGCTTCGCAAAAGACATTACCAAATACGTTAGAATGATAAATGTTGCTTAAGGCAGTATTCACCTCgaatgtgaaagacttaaacctttgctcaaacttccctaaAGGACTCTCAGAATCTTTCAGCCATATTCGTCCAAAATCGGGAATAAAAACCAGGGTTCGCCGTTGcaagtttggtactagacaaataaattacccaagatttaccgatattttgaattaagaatggccaccatccctgtgttaactctttggagaaaaataaaattttcgatttccaaaaaactaagacggtaaaaatttTGGCTCCCACTAGTGGTagaacagaaaagaattgttaaagtttAAGAGTCACAATATTTGTTGTACCCGAGACACATTCTTATATCTGTATTCGAATAGAAACGAACAAACattaaatgttgtttttatcGCAAACGCTCTTCAATTTGACATTTTATCCACGATAAGTTTATGATACAATCTATCTAGCCGACGACAGATATTCTCTcacatttttagaaagttttTAGGTCTGCCTCTCCGGCGTTTGGCCTCATTTTCGAGCTGTTTGAGTAAATAACGTTATCActccttttttgaaaataaaaaaatttcatttccccatagagttaacacagggatggccgccattttaaATCTCCGAAGTCAGATAAATGTCCATGTTTGGTGACCCTTTCtttagtatcaaaatttgctcGTTGACACGtaccagatttttattcttgattttgaaagagaacgttgaaagtttccttgatgAAAAttcgagcaaaattttaagtctttcacttttaaggCATATACTAACTTAAGGTGGTGTTGCACATAACACAGCCTAGGTATTCTGATCCAAATCACCTTGTTTACACAATTTCATTCACAGTATGAGATTTTCacgtcatctttgatgagaagtattgctttgaaaaaagttgtttttggttaaaaatgcAACACCCCTTAAATGAAcaacaaatacacaaaaaaattacagggctttttgtgcattttatttAGATATTAGAAACAATTTCGATTGCGTATGGAGTACATTGTATGGAAAATTATATGACATTAATATGTATACTAAGTATTAAAACCTTTACAAGTAAAATTGTTGTTGTATAAAAAATCTATTACTATAGTTTTAAAGTTTCATAATTACCACAAAAACTAGTAGACTATTTGAGTGATAGAATATGTctatgacacaaaaaatatattaatagatctctatgcaaatttcaaaacaatttaatAGACTGTATGAGTGATAGCATATATCTGTAATGTAAAACAAATCTATGATAAAATTCTATAAAAAGTTCTGAACAAGAAATGCATTGTGGAAGCTACGGCCGAACAAAaataattgtgctgttccgataacccgacccaTCCTATTTTTTATCTgctgaccctaaactttttacaGCTACGTAAACGtcgaagtaaaaaaaaagaaagaaaaaaacccgtaaaatcataagtttgttacttggcatttgatctttacttgaacgaggatgtcttttatgggttttttttccttttatatgcaTGATAcaattttctggaaatgttatgGCCAATGTTTGACTGCTGTGAACCCCGGAAAAATGCgtatttagaaataaaaatattaaaaaaaaaaaaacctgccgatctacctaccctatttttgaaaaccatgttatcagaacagttttttttggccaaaaatacaactacatgtacaaacaagtacagaattttaatattaaatttatAGATGGAACACAAACTTTAAATcacaaatcattaaaaatcataCAGACATTGCACATTTCATTGGTTTTATATGATCCATATGGTTCATTATGTTGTttggaatattttatttcagaccAAATGCCCACAAAAATTAGGCCATGATAAAACCTACATGATCAGTATCAAGGAATAATGCGcattgaaaaatgcaaaatatttcagaaatgtaCGCTCCTGTACTTTGACTGATTATGTGTGATAAATTCAGAACCTACGACATACTTGATGGCATTGATGCTGTTTAATATTTTCTGTAAACACAGTCTGATGCATTCACAAGTTGGCGTAACTAAAAGAGTTAGAAATAAATGACATGGCCCTGTATGATACAGCCTAACAGGCAATTTCTACTTGAGCTTTCATGTTTAAAAATGACCTTGTTTTACAAGTATGTATCATTAAATTTCTCAATAAAAAACTCTAGGCATACAAATGACGACAATCTTGACTTAGAAAAATGCTACCCTGTAATGGCTATCTCACTGATTGAGaagtaaaaatttaaaatgcgTTTGCTGTGAGAATTAAAGAGTTATGTTGAAATAgttcttttttttctaaaaatgttaaatttcatGGTAGAATTGGAGTTGTTAGAAGTACATGGGTTGCACAAATGTAATTGCAGTTGCCAAATACTGTGCTTGCTTTGAAATGGCCATAGCGCCCTCAACATTTATAATGGCAAAACAATTACTGTTGATGGCGCTCTTTCTGTCTCCAACAGTTTGTGAAACACGCAATGTAGTAGCTCTTCAATAACGAAAACTGAGCTGTTCCAAAACtggttttatcattttcataacttggGAGGGTCCTCATCCTCAACCTCTTGCTTGCCTCCCTTCTGTGAATCAGTTTTACCGTCTGTTGTGTCTGGTGTCTGCAGATCTGTGTCTGTCTCTGGGACTTTGTTGGCATCCACAGTGCACCCTTTATTGTCGCTAGGTTCAGTAACGGAAGTGTCAGTTATGTTGCTCTGCAGGCATGCTATGTCATCAGTGGAGTTTTGGTTATCCCCATCTTGTTTGTCAACAGTGCTATCACTATGTGTGTCCACTTTTGTCGCAACCTGTTCGTCGCCCTCCTGCTTGGAGCATTCCTTCTCATCAGAATTTGCAGAATCACTGACATCCATCTGCTTGAATGCCTTGGTAACGCTCTCCGCCTTGATCTTGGCTTCCATGACTTTCACCTGCTCCACAAAGCTGGCGGAGTCCGCCGACAAGATCCCCAACAAGTTATCCAGCTTGGTCAGGTCCGGTCTGCCAGAGTCTAACTTAAACTGCATGCAGTCGATGCCTTGGCCCGACAGCTCTTTCACCATTTGTCCCTGGCTGTGTTGGTTTGGCAGGAAAGAGACAAACACAAGCTTGGCTGGGTACACCTCCTCAAGGTATTTCTTGAACAGCGGAGTGAATCTGTGAttaaacaatgaaaacacacacaaaaatcttaaaaatttcctttACAGGAGAAAATATGTTAACATCTGCGGCTAGAACTTACCATATTTGTTTTTGATACTCATTCGGTAATTTTTAGCCTGTCAGGAAACCTTCaataattttcactgaaaaacgGGGTAAttcagtttgttaaaaaaattgctgATATTTTGGCCTTTTAGGAAAAGGTGTATCAGCACATTAGCGTACTGTACCTAGATCCAACTCAGTCATGCAACTGAGATGTCGTGCTGATAGACTTATCCATGCAActtggttgaaatatgtttaaacATTTACCATGACTACATTTCGCAGTTTGATAAACAAATTTGAAACCTATTCAGCAGTATCGTTAGAGTGACTGACTGGTTCAGCTTTCAACAGAGCAGAATAGTATGATGAAgttagaatgtgccttggggacagatatacagactcaagcttttacaatattcttttggcctaccactttttggggctaattttgaagcttacgaagtaaaaaaaaagttgtCACTGCcttggttttgtgaaaatcaggagaTATCaggagataacacagggatggtggccattttgaatttcaaatactggttAATATTTggcagtttgtttctctagtaccaaaatttgcacggtgacccctgatttttattcttgattttgaaagagaatggttgaaagtttgcttgaggaaagtttgagcaaaagtttaagcttttcatttttgaggcgcaaactacctcAAATCATGGAAAATAGCAACCTCGTAAATCTGAATTCAAGTAGAACGCCAAGGAAAAGCACATTCATATATAATTTCCCGAATAGAATCATAATCTCATTTCAACTAAGCACTAACAATTAAAATCACCAAGATTGGTAAATTTCAGATTTCCGAGCTTTTCACCTGTAATCTTTGTAGGATGTATTTTCTTCTTCGTCAGTGACGATTATGAATGTTTTCACAACTTCCTTCTTCTCATAGAAGTCGTAGAGCCCAGCGGCCGGTGCCGTCATGTGGTCAGTCTGGACAGTGATGGCCAATTCCAGAGCCTGTGTGGTGCAGAAGAGGAATGATAAAGTAAgctaacattgaaatttgccaTGTTTGGAATACTGCGATAATGAGGTGCTATGCTCTTTCAGGGGAGCttgaaccctttcaccaccatggtttgtcccaaatccattgttttctatggtaaagttggacctgtatacagggaactggggtgaaagggttaattcaaCCATTACCAGGGGGAGGTCCTTCATTTACTGGGAAAGGAATGCCTGCTGTTTTACCTATTGCACACCCTCCACCTTCTTTCTCAGCATTGAGATCAATCCAAATAAGGATTCAACCAAAGTCTGCAGATGGGTGGGTAATAGCCATTTAACAGCCTAATATTGAGTTCATGAATCATTTCAGACAACATTTTGATTTACAGTAGTAAGCAACTCTGaactgaaagttttaaacatgtGCCCATACTTTGTTCAACCATACTTTTGATTATTCTTTTACAATCAAGAATTCAAATCAGGGGCAAATATGCAGATTTCAGGATCTGAAAAACAGCATAAACCCATATCTACTGAcgtttgaaatttgaaacagcAGATAACACTGTAATGACTCCAtgcatacattttttttttccccaCAAAAACAAGACCTTGGAAACTTCATTTGCTACACTGGATTTAAAAGAAGTTCATGCGAGCAGCGGATCAGAAGTGTATTGCGAAAATTTCAGTATTGGAAAAACTGTCCTTAGTGGCACATCcaccttaacctgttcaccccaatacGTCGGTTTCGAGTTGTCAGAAAATGCACAAATTTTTAACATCGGTCGCATAAGGGGCGCTCGAGATTGTGCAAAAGTGAGGGCTAACATTTTAGTCATGGAGCTGAGGGAAGTCGCAACATCACGCGTGAAGACGTCCGCAAAATGAACATGAAAGAGCTACGAGAATTTTTAAAAGCAAGCAAGATTCCCCTTTCCAAAGCTAAAAAGGCTGAGTTGGTAGAGCTTGCTGAGAAATCCATTGACCTTGGATTAGAAACTAATGTAAaacatgtgaaagaggctccccaccatactatccaaaatgttagtttttttatgtcgagtttgtgtttgattcgttttgaataagtgttcctacattcttatttGATTGTTTCTGTTAATAAAAACGTTTTTTTCGTTTCgaatatttgtagggaagtttaaATTTGTgcgtaatgttttgtttgtggggaaagcttatggcgagacgcagccgggcctatggtgtgacaaagttgatagagtggccctttgacgcttgcgtttcgaaacccgagtgtggtttcacatcagtcgcagtgtagattctttccttactttgtgtttgtgaaaatttattttaatgcattttaatgatcttgatcttcgagtagcgaggcaagttccCGTTTTACATGCTTTGGTAAGACGCCGACATCGAGACTGTTGCCGTTTCGATTAGTATTATAAGAATCATCGCCCTCGAATAAGGTCGAACAATGtcgctcacgcttatgttttggcgatgtgtccgtcgaattcggcagaaaatcacacgaaacgagcgattttgaagcaaattgagtaccaggtatgaattttgagaatgatatggaacgatcgacggttacatgatagatgaacttgaacttactacttttcacagtaaaatcgaacgtcgaagatgacatggtggcataatccCTATAGGCCTATATAGGAAATATAGTCATTTGGTTTCCTGACATactttttctcaggcatatgtacacgtctatggggcgcatagtctgagagcggaatagatcacaaacATGTGGAAACTGTTAGGTATCCAGCTAAGTTCACGTCGTATCATCCTTATCCATTTCGATCTCAGGCGTTTCTCTTTCTTAACATCAGGGAAACGTGCGAAGGTCATGTTATTCATCCATGGGTATTTGTTGAGTTTGCCGGCTTTGCAGTAAAAGTTTGGCATAGTCAAACGCTTACGGTGACAACAGAGCAGATGAAAGTAGACTAAACTTAGGTTAGGTTTACGGAGTCTGTGTTTATCGCAATGTACGCAGACCGGAGTCCAGAAAGTAGCCCTCACTTCCGGTCAAAGGAAGAGCGCCCCTAGTGGCGAAAGCTTAAAATCCTTGAATTACCGCACAGTCTTATAGTAACTCGAAACCGACGTATtcccctgtaaacaggtccacaatcaccactgatattgcaggtttgggccaaaccattgtggtgaaagggttgaaccAGACTGAGCTGACTGATGCAGATATAGGTACAGTGCACTGCAGTTCACTGTTAGGACATGAATAATGCATGGATCAAGTAAAGAATGAAGACAAGTCCTTTGTAAAACTGCTGTACAGCTATCGATTTTTAAGCAGCTGCACGCACAATGAGAGCAGGTAGCATATCATTAGTACACCTACCTGGCTGACGGTTTCTGGCAGGAATGGTGGCTCCATCAGGAACGAGTGGAAAAATACCAGCTTGGCACGGGCGATGGCACTCAGGAGACTGGCTATGATTGTACTGGTACGAATGGCCACATTCATGGATGGCGATGCGTCTCCAATAACAACTACCGGAGCCTCCAACGGAACACTGTTGAGtgacatagataaatatttttatctttcgTACACCTGAGAGCTAACATTTGTTGTACTATAAAGCAACTCTCGATGCCAAAAGTAATTTCATCTGTATATTATCCTGTCTACATATCCAACACTTCCATTCAATGGGTCATTCTCAAGACTGATGTTTTGTAATGCTTATATAGATCAATAAAGAATGTTtgcaaaaatgaccaaattacGAGCTTGACTCTCTCGCACGGGAACTTAAACAGATTCTGATGAATTTAATATAGTCTCCACGAATTTATCATTTCGTCTGGAGGACACAAACACAGCATAGCATATTTTTCCACGCTCACACACCACAGTGATCACATTTGTACAAAAGTTTACACCACTTCCTTGTTCAGAGGTCCAATTTTCCGATAATTTGCCGATAAGGTTGTACCAAATATTTAGTGATGAAAGGGgttgaaagttaaaaaaaaatctcaCTTACCTGATATTCTGAAGTTGCTTTTCAGCTATGGGAACCAGCTGATCGAAGAACAGCGCCTTCTTCAACGACTCTTCCGTGGCTGTTGAGCCAGTCGTAAACCCTCCCCCACCACGGCCCCGGCTGGAGATGTTTTCCCTCAGCATCTTGAGGGTCAACAGTCTTTCCATGAGCTTGCCGTAGGGCAGGCTGACGGCGTCTCCTCTCTCCAGTCTCTCCATGATGACCCGGTCAGTAGCCTCACATGCTAGATCTTCATAGTACCTAAGTACAAATTGGACATGGTACGGTGGTCATGTGGTAATGTtcaaaagttttttcttttcaagaGGCAGCAAACTGTCATTGATCAACTGCTGGTGgagtgaaatttaaaaacacctACAAATAAATAGCTTTCCAGATTTTCATGAGAGACTAGCTAGCAACAAACATTGCCAAAGATCATAAGCACATCCAACGGTTCAAGATTAAAGGGGCGCCCTCTGGAGGCAAGTCTAAATTTGGCCAGTGTCAAGCGAAATATCAACATTCTGGTGATAacagattttgtttttctttacgTCTTTGCTTGCTCCTTCTAGATGGATCTATCTTGGCAGAATGAAGACTCTTGTCTGATGagctttatttatttttgttttatatatcatttgtcTTTTGATCTTGGTTTTCCGGACACCAAGAGTGCGTTTGGGCGCACTGTTCTCAACACAAGAACGGCGCTCGGATATGCCGAGCGAGCTCGATTCTCTTCGCTACATTTCCGGAAATAGCCGATCTTCGTTCCGAGAACGAAGAACACAACCCTGGTCTGATCCGGGAGCAGACGAGAACAAGATGGCGGAAACCAGCCGcgcgaaaatgaaaatgttagtgCTATGTTGCTATTATATGAAAAACTTCTCAGGATACAAGTCGAGATAGgtgaattattattacaagtttggTCTTTTCAAACATGTGATGTTTTCTGATTTTGTGGAGTGTTGTCGCAAATTTTTGAGAGTAAACTGTTGTACAAATACAACGAACGTCTTCAACATAATGGGTAAAGCTTATGTATGAACGATGATTAAAATATAGCGCTACCACTGTAGAAATAGGATCTCCTTCGTGACAGTTGTCTGTTGCCGTGACTACAATCACATTTGTACCCAGTTCAGCCAAAGCGAGGCTGTGTCGTTTGGTCGTCAAGAACAAGAACAGCCATCGGAAGCTCGCCCTCGTCGGATGTTCTCCTGACGAGAACGGTACGCCCAAACGCACCCCAAGTCACAGATGCTCAGTATCGGGGAGAGGGAGCGCATAGGCTTCCATTTTCAGTAAAGCATCACTGAAACATATTTTACCTATGTCACTTCAGTGCTGTCAGTGATGTTGCATGCTGACAGGAAATtccctagactgaaagatttgttgctcgagggcgctctctttGCTCCCCcttagagcgccctcaagcaacAATCTTTCCGTTCAGAAAATCCCCTGATACAGGTCACCGTTTCTGACGTAAGTCTGTGACAATATTagttattaaaaaaaaacaaattgactgcCAGAAGCAAAGTCCATGCAAAACACAGGATATCATTTTGTTCTTACCAGAGCACGGTGTCCAGTTCTCTTTCATATGACGCGATTCTGGATTTACTCTCATCAGTCAGACTGGCTTTGAAGACTTTGATGTGTGCGTAGGGAACATCGTGGCCTGCAACCAGCTCATTCACATTTTCCTTGTTCAAATTACCGCAGCTCTGGACCATTGATCCATTGGGAGCATCTCCACCATAGCAGTACCTCAAAAACCATGGCAAATTGGGGAAATCCTggagttgaataaaacaaaagtgaAGAAACCAGTTGTCAAATAATAAATATTGTAGATCACCCCTAAACGATTCAGCATTAAATGGATGCACATTTTGGAGATAAATTAAGTCAACAAAATGTGTTCTCTTTATAgctgttttttttattctattctTTATCAGtgcaaaatgtttttgaatttgCTGTAATCAATTTTGCTACAGATAATTTGTATGAAGTGTACtgtaaagtttgaacaaaaatgttgcattacCAAAAGATTCACTTTAATCAACAAATCTGACCAACCTGCAAACATACACAAACCAAAGCTTCCCTTCTATCACATCATTTCTGTTCATGTACAATGATGGAATAAGATTGTCAAGCCTGCTTAAGCGCATACAATATTTGACGACTGGAAGAAACATGAACACCATGGCTTCATGTTGCTGACTAAGTGCTTgcactttaaaatgaaatataccTTTTCCGGGTGAAAGTGACACATGTCTGCAAGGCGTTTCCAAGGCTCCTTGGGAAAGTGCAGTGCGTAGAACTCAAGCTGCGCAGTTGTCAGTGTTCTGACCCACTTCTGCACGTGCTTGGCCACAGCACCGCTAACAGAACCGGCTTTCGGCTTCACCGCGTTCAAGTTATCGATGTTGGACTTGAGTTTGCCGATCGTCTTCCGCTTGACTTTTCCCTGCATTTCCAGACGCCGCATTTTCTTCTCAAACTCGCGCACCCTTCGGCCGGAGTCCAGCAAGGTTAGCGCTTTCAGGATCTCAACCAATCCAAAGCTGTCCGGCTGTGCCAGGAACATGTTCACGGCTGCCAGGTCTTTGCGGGCCCATGCTGCTGCCAAAGCCCGTATTCTGGATCCTGTTTTAAGTACACTATTAGTCAGCCATGAACTTGTCACTGACGGAAACATGCAGTTCAAAGAGGTGTACATATTTTCTTGGATGTACATCTGACACAGAGGGCAGCCTTTCAATAAAGTGCATTTCTAACTTGTTATCACAGTAATGGAATGTTGCATTATTACCAGTACATAACTTTGCAACCGTgtataattttgattttatggCTTTCAAGTTcattacagtacatgtaccagATATATTACACTTTAAATAtcagctgtaactcttgatgtcttttcaaattttttgttcTATGGAccaaaatcatgtcaaaatgcactgcatattgcatgcttttttgtgtttcaacatattttttttgtggAGCAAGAAAATcaagtgtatttgtatgaaatGAAGATAAAGAATGTTCAATAAAAATGGTCTGCTGTTGTCCCCTGCCCATTATGTATACATGCTTTAAAgacggagcctccctttaaaaggacgcaaggtatggcggcgttcattgtgtaagtggacacaaaacaggcaacacgtgggcacacgctccagaaaatgccactttttagttttccccggccgcaaaaacacagacagactgccgagcggtcagcgcgaagttgctgcgatcgaactctgtggttatattcaaagtgaTACGCGActaaaagacaattttttaggaaattcgagcgtttgtggtgaggaatcaatgaccgttggcgatttgaagcgaccgtcaatcaaaagcttgcatacactctgtttgcaggattagcaaaggtgataaaaggttgagatcagtttgtgtaatcaattttatagaaatcaaacatcgtactggccaagcgtttgactgggaggagaactccactaatgcgagaacctgggattgaaaagtgcggctttaatcTCTAATTTATAATAATGCCAGTTCCTCAGGATTGATCGTTAGAGTTCAATTGATCACCtgcgttggcaccagattgtctcatcagaaaatttacgtACTAGACTACAGTTtcaatgtaaaacaaaaggctatcacacttCCATAGTTCTCTTAAAtactagaacaaaggcaatcCCAGGGATTGCAAAAAGTGCCTTTAAGATCTCGTACCAAACCAATTCTGGAACTATAGTTCCCGAAGAATGCAAGTGCAGTATACATCTCTACTATCATTAACACAGTATTTGTGTGATTGCTTATAGAGTTTCCTGCACTGACTGCTAATATGAATCTTCTTGACTTCTTGAAAAGTGTTGTAAAATATTGTTCAGAAATTGATGTCTTTTTTCACAAAGAGACATTCTACAACCTGTAACCAACCTTGAAGGACTTCCACTCCATTTTTCTCTAACACTAGCAGGGTTGCCAGGTAACCGTCTCTGTCTTTCTCCTGGGCGTCGTAGTGTTGATCTGTTGTACTGGCACCCACAAAGAGCCCTTGAAATCCGGCATCCTGTTGAGACAGTAAGGAGTCAAAGTTCAGCTGTTATTCATTCAACATACAGAACCGCTGCATTTTtgg comes from Ptychodera flava strain L36383 chromosome 8, AS_Pfla_20210202, whole genome shotgun sequence and encodes:
- the LOC139138793 gene encoding uncharacterized protein: MPRGRGRGRGGRGRGRGGHRGRGRGWGRRPASSTGVQQPDLDWGVDATPSPGVALVSNDAGFQGLFVGASTTDQHYDAQEKDRDGYLATLLVLEKNGVEVLQGSRIRALAAAWARKDLAAVNMFLAQPDSFGLVEILKALTLLDSGRRVREFEKKMRRLEMQGKVKRKTIGKLKSNIDNLNAVKPKAGSVSGAVAKHVQKWVRTLTTAQLEFYALHFPKEPWKRLADMCHFHPEKDFPNLPWFLRYCYGGDAPNGSMVQSCGNLNKENVNELVAGHDVPYAHIKVFKASLTDESKSRIASYERELDTVLWYYEDLACEATDRVIMERLERGDAVSLPYGKLMERLLTLKMLRENISSRGRGGGGFTTGSTATEESLKKALFFDQLVPIAEKQLQNISVPLEAPVVVIGDASPSMNVAIRTSTIIASLLSAIARAKLVFFHSFLMEPPFLPETVSQALELAITVQTDHMTAPAAGLYDFYEKKEVVKTFIIVTDEEENTSYKDYRFTPLFKKYLEEVYPAKLVFVSFLPNQHSQGQMVKELSGQGIDCMQFKLDSGRPDLTKLDNLLGILSADSASFVEQVKVMEAKIKAESVTKAFKQMDVSDSANSDEKECSKQEGDEQVATKVDTHSDSTVDKQDGDNQNSTDDIACLQSNITDTSVTEPSDNKGCTVDANKVPETDTDLQTPDTTDGKTDSQKGGKQEVEDEDPPKL